Proteins from a genomic interval of Niabella soli DSM 19437:
- a CDS encoding LpxL/LpxP family acyltransferase, which produces MSSWDGRSKANTTGYRIFIALLKWGGTAPAYFLLRFVAGYYFLFSRQSNGAINYYLRERLHLSGFKATRARYRNYYWFGQALIDRIVLMSGIKNNFTFDFDGEAHLHQMVASGKGGLLLSAHIGNWEIAGHLLKRLNTRINIVMYDGEQQQIKEYLNSVTGERNANIIVIKDAIAHIYAIMEALNNNELVCMHADRFLPGNKTLNAPFLGEPARFPAGPFIIAAKLQVPVSFVFAMKETTAHYHFFATPGIVYSDRGEKGAPEYILADFVMQTEQKVQTYPDQWYNYYPFWSKGGKN; this is translated from the coding sequence ATGTCAAGCTGGGACGGACGTTCAAAAGCCAATACAACCGGTTACCGCATCTTTATTGCTTTACTGAAATGGGGCGGCACGGCGCCTGCTTATTTCTTGTTGCGTTTCGTGGCGGGGTATTATTTTTTGTTCAGCCGCCAATCGAACGGGGCAATAAATTATTATCTCAGGGAGCGGCTGCATTTGTCAGGGTTTAAGGCCACCCGGGCGCGCTATCGTAATTATTACTGGTTTGGGCAAGCTTTAATAGACCGAATTGTGCTGATGAGCGGTATTAAAAATAACTTCACGTTTGATTTTGACGGGGAAGCGCATCTGCACCAAATGGTGGCCTCCGGCAAAGGGGGGCTATTGCTGAGTGCCCATATTGGCAATTGGGAAATAGCCGGGCATTTATTAAAGCGATTGAATACCCGTATTAATATCGTTATGTACGATGGGGAGCAACAACAGATAAAAGAATACCTCAATAGCGTAACGGGTGAGCGTAATGCGAATATTATTGTTATAAAAGATGCTATTGCACACATATACGCCATAATGGAGGCGTTAAATAATAATGAGCTGGTCTGCATGCATGCTGATAGGTTTTTGCCGGGCAATAAAACATTGAACGCCCCTTTTTTGGGAGAACCGGCACGGTTCCCCGCCGGGCCATTTATTATTGCCGCAAAGCTGCAAGTGCCGGTATCCTTTGTTTTTGCAATGAAAGAAACAACGGCGCATTATCATTTTTTTGCAACGCCCGGTATCGTGTACAGCGACCGCGGGGAAAAAGGAGCGCCCGAGTATATCCTGGCTGATTTTGTGATGCAAACGGAGCAGAAAGTACAGACTTATCCTGATCAATGGTATAATTATTACCCATTTTGGAGTAAAGGCGGCAAAAATTAG
- a CDS encoding LolA family protein: MRKLFLLVLFADLSLAGFAQYKPVGDAASIKRQFAVASQKINSIAADFTQVKSLSMLSEKLTSKGKFYFKRDNRVRMEYTTPYQYLMVLNGNKVSIKDGQKTNKMSAGSSKLFQQINQLMMDCIKGTVFDNPDFSVQLLENNSSYLAAMTPVTKEMKALFRQVKVTMAKGSFVVSEVQMIDTRGDNTTIRYSGQKLNTTLPDALFVIN; this comes from the coding sequence ATGCGTAAACTATTTCTATTGGTATTATTTGCGGACCTCTCGTTGGCCGGTTTTGCACAATACAAACCCGTTGGCGATGCGGCAAGTATTAAACGGCAATTTGCGGTGGCTTCCCAAAAAATAAACAGCATTGCAGCAGATTTTACACAGGTGAAAAGCCTGAGTATGCTTTCCGAAAAACTAACCTCAAAAGGAAAGTTTTATTTTAAACGGGATAACCGGGTTCGCATGGAGTACACAACTCCTTATCAATATCTGATGGTGCTGAACGGAAATAAAGTAAGTATTAAGGACGGACAAAAAACAAATAAAATGTCTGCCGGTTCCAGCAAACTATTTCAACAGATCAATCAGTTGATGATGGATTGTATTAAAGGGACGGTTTTTGATAATCCTGATTTTTCTGTACAATTACTAGAGAACAATAGCAGCTATCTGGCTGCTATGACACCGGTTACCAAAGAGATGAAAGCGCTTTTTAGACAGGTAAAAGTAACCATGGCAAAAGGAAGCTTTGTGGTGAGCGAGGTGCAGATGATCGACACCAGAGGGGACAATACGACTATCCGTTATTCCGGTCAAAAATTAAATACCACTTTACCCGATGCGCTTTTTGTTATTAATTAG
- a CDS encoding beta-ketoacyl-[acyl-carrier-protein] synthase family protein — MKKVYVLSQNIFSPLGTTAKENFDALCKNVTGVKVHQDPQQSEVPFCAALFEDLFFKKQQAPFTRFENILAASIEDAVKLAGIDTKAADTALVLSSTKGNISLLEHQPVTEVLKQEIGLTASAQKLARHFGFQNKPVIVSHACISGTLAIITAKRLLDAGKFKTVVVAGADVISRFILSGFQSFHAVSDELCRPFDAQRKGINLGEGAATLVLSTEVPASAEPIMISGGGVSNDANHISGPSRTGEELFMAIDRALKEAGSPAAAIDFISAHGTATLYNDDMESRAINLAQLQEVPVNSLKGYYGHTLGAAGLLEAVISIESLGNNTIIPTKGYEEPGTVMPLNVCRELIRKPIRACLKTTSGFGGCNAAIIIEKIKDRQQ, encoded by the coding sequence ATGAAGAAAGTGTACGTTCTATCGCAAAATATTTTCTCTCCCCTTGGAACAACGGCTAAGGAAAATTTTGATGCCCTTTGTAAAAATGTAACAGGCGTTAAGGTACATCAGGATCCGCAGCAAAGTGAGGTTCCGTTTTGTGCGGCATTATTTGAGGACCTCTTTTTCAAAAAACAGCAGGCACCCTTTACACGTTTTGAAAACATTTTGGCTGCATCCATTGAAGATGCCGTAAAACTGGCGGGAATCGATACAAAAGCTGCTGATACTGCATTGGTCCTTTCTTCTACCAAGGGAAACATCAGCCTGTTGGAGCATCAGCCGGTTACTGAAGTACTGAAACAGGAAATAGGGTTAACCGCATCGGCGCAAAAACTGGCCCGGCATTTTGGGTTTCAAAATAAACCGGTTATTGTTTCCCATGCCTGCATTTCCGGTACGCTGGCAATTATTACAGCAAAGCGCTTACTGGACGCGGGCAAATTTAAAACGGTTGTGGTGGCCGGGGCTGATGTGATCTCCCGTTTTATTCTTTCGGGCTTCCAATCCTTTCACGCCGTAAGTGATGAATTGTGCCGGCCTTTTGATGCCCAGCGAAAAGGCATCAATCTTGGAGAAGGGGCTGCAACGCTGGTACTTTCTACTGAAGTGCCGGCATCCGCGGAACCGATAATGATCAGCGGCGGCGGGGTAAGTAATGATGCCAATCATATTTCAGGTCCATCAAGAACAGGTGAAGAATTATTTATGGCGATCGACCGCGCCCTAAAAGAAGCCGGGAGTCCTGCTGCCGCAATTGATTTTATCTCCGCACACGGCACCGCAACTTTGTATAATGATGATATGGAAAGCCGGGCCATTAACCTGGCGCAGCTACAGGAGGTGCCGGTGAATAGCCTCAAGGGATATTATGGACATACACTGGGCGCTGCCGGATTACTGGAAGCAGTGATCAGTATCGAATCGCTGGGAAACAATACGATCATCCCTACTAAAGGGTATGAAGAGCCCGGAACGGTAATGCCGTTGAATGTTTGCCGGGAGCTCATCAGGAAGCCGATTCGTGCATGCCTGAAAACAACTTCAGGATTTGGTGGCTGCAATGCGGCGATTATAATTGAAAAAATTAAAGACCGTCAACAATAA
- a CDS encoding phosphopantetheine-binding protein, protein MEKIVKTTNDFLIEEFEADAELIQPEAHLKEVLDLDSLDYIDLVVALESNFHFKVQPGDFLPLVTFNDFYNYIREQIQKKEAA, encoded by the coding sequence ATGGAAAAAATAGTAAAAACAACAAACGACTTTCTGATTGAGGAATTTGAGGCGGATGCTGAATTGATTCAACCGGAGGCGCATCTTAAGGAAGTATTGGACCTTGATAGTCTTGATTATATTGACCTGGTAGTTGCCCTGGAAAGCAACTTTCATTTTAAAGTGCAGCCCGGCGACTTTCTGCCATTGGTCACCTTTAACGATTTCTATAACTATATCCGGGAGCAGATCCAGAAAAAAGAAGCGGCCTAA
- a CDS encoding phosphopantetheine-binding protein, translating into MENKQELIQHLKEQIIKQLRLEDKKPEDIGDHDPLFVEGLGLDSIDALELIVLLQQEYNIKLKSAEEGQDVFRSVSTMADYILEHQESEK; encoded by the coding sequence ATGGAAAATAAGCAAGAGTTAATACAACACCTGAAAGAACAGATCATTAAACAATTGAGACTGGAGGATAAAAAACCGGAAGATATCGGTGATCATGATCCGCTGTTTGTGGAAGGTTTGGGATTAGATTCGATTGATGCGCTGGAGTTGATCGTTTTGCTGCAGCAGGAGTATAATATCAAATTAAAGAGTGCGGAAGAGGGACAGGATGTGTTCCGTTCGGTAAGCACGATGGCTGATTATATCCTGGAACATCAGGAAAGTGAAAAGTGA
- a CDS encoding ORF6N domain-containing protein, giving the protein MLDFDLAILYEVETKRLNEAVKRNIERFPASFMFRLTVAEWEKMRSQFATASGQNKRNTKVTPFAFTEHGVTMLAGVLKSEKAIKVNIAIVEAFVALKKFAFEHKDLTEKLKRIERKYNKQFKDIYEALNYLLKKDKIETAQKQRVRIGFKTSEDL; this is encoded by the coding sequence ATGTTGGATTTTGATCTGGCTATATTATATGAAGTGGAAACAAAAAGACTGAATGAAGCTGTCAAACGCAATATCGAAAGATTTCCTGCATCTTTTATGTTCCGGCTGACCGTGGCGGAGTGGGAGAAGATGCGGTCGCAATTTGCGACCGCATCAGGTCAAAATAAAAGGAACACAAAGGTCACACCTTTTGCGTTTACAGAGCACGGAGTAACAATGCTTGCCGGTGTTTTAAAAAGCGAGAAGGCCATCAAAGTAAATATAGCAATTGTTGAGGCTTTTGTTGCATTAAAAAAATTCGCTTTTGAGCATAAAGACCTGACGGAAAAGTTGAAGAGAATAGAACGCAAATACAATAAACAATTCAAGGATATTTATGAGGCATTGAATTATTTATTGAAAAAAGACAAAATAGAAACAGCGCAAAAACAAAGAGTAAGGATTGGGTTTAAAACAAGCGAGGACTTGTAA
- a CDS encoding NAD(P)/FAD-dependent oxidoreductase gives MQTEKTDVLVIGAGPAGTVAGAIVNKAGYKVRVVEKMKFPRFVIGESLLPRCMEALEEAELLDSVLEQSFQRKTGAKFVRDGVICDYSFSDQFTDGWDHAYQVTRADFDKALADGLEAKGVPIDYETTVTAIKFNDDGSSVTTITDAQGDEKQIEAKFIIDGSGYGRVIPRLFGLDKPSNLPPRKAVFVHTKDVNRQMDDEPDRITIVVHKPDIWVWIIPFATGITSVGFVGDPAFFEKYSGSPEEIMRSLIADEPYIAERMKGIEYLWEPRVLQSWSATTEKFFGNGFVLTGNVTEFLDPVFSSGVTLATVSSQIAGKLVVRQLQGEKVDWEKEYTEVMMQGVNTFRSYVMGWYDTTLHTIFFAKDQNPDIKKMICSVLAGYVWDTDNTYVREHDTALKKLAKTIKLRDSIEYINNGFKEKG, from the coding sequence ATGCAAACTGAAAAAACAGATGTATTGGTGATCGGCGCCGGCCCGGCCGGAACCGTAGCCGGAGCTATCGTTAACAAAGCGGGCTACAAGGTACGCGTGGTGGAAAAAATGAAATTCCCCCGTTTTGTGATTGGGGAAAGCCTGTTACCCCGCTGTATGGAAGCCCTGGAAGAGGCGGAATTGCTGGATAGCGTGCTGGAACAGAGTTTTCAGCGAAAGACCGGTGCCAAGTTTGTCCGGGATGGGGTGATCTGCGATTATTCTTTCTCCGATCAGTTTACGGATGGATGGGATCATGCCTACCAGGTAACCCGTGCGGATTTTGACAAGGCGCTGGCCGACGGGCTGGAAGCGAAAGGAGTGCCTATAGATTATGAGACAACAGTAACGGCAATTAAATTTAATGACGATGGCTCTTCGGTAACCACCATAACAGACGCACAGGGCGATGAAAAACAGATAGAGGCGAAATTTATTATTGATGGGAGCGGTTATGGCCGGGTGATTCCCCGTTTGTTCGGGTTGGATAAACCTTCTAACCTGCCTCCGCGTAAGGCTGTTTTTGTGCATACAAAAGATGTGAACCGGCAAATGGATGATGAGCCGGACCGTATTACTATCGTAGTACACAAGCCAGACATTTGGGTTTGGATCATTCCTTTTGCCACCGGCATTACGTCCGTTGGGTTTGTAGGGGATCCCGCTTTCTTTGAAAAATATTCAGGATCGCCGGAAGAGATCATGCGCAGCTTAATAGCCGACGAACCCTATATTGCCGAACGCATGAAGGGCATTGAATATTTATGGGAGCCCCGCGTACTGCAATCCTGGTCGGCCACCACAGAGAAATTTTTCGGGAACGGGTTTGTGCTTACAGGAAATGTAACGGAGTTCCTTGATCCGGTATTTTCATCGGGTGTAACACTGGCCACTGTTTCCAGTCAGATCGCGGGTAAACTGGTGGTACGGCAGCTTCAAGGCGAAAAAGTGGATTGGGAAAAGGAATATACCGAAGTCATGATGCAGGGCGTTAATACCTTCAGGAGTTATGTGATGGGATGGTATGATACTACTTTGCATACGATCTTTTTTGCCAAAGATCAAAATCCGGATATTAAGAAAATGATCTGCTCCGTTTTGGCAGGGTATGTATGGGATACGGATAATACGTATGTAAGGGAGCATGATACCGCTTTAAAAAAACTGGCAAAGACTATCAAATTGCGCGATAGTATTGAATATATTAATAACGGGTTTAAAGAAAAGGGATAA
- a CDS encoding SAM-dependent methyltransferase, producing MIDFYKKEHLSAMQAKHMAQVIAHGPIVFQVARVLRDKNILSVIDAAHKEGIVLTAICEKTGVPEYGARVLLEAALGMQLVKYTDDEKFVLTKTGYFILHDPLTNVNMSFVQDICYKGMFHLEESVNTGKPEGLKELGNWNTVYEGLSQLNPRQQKSWFEYDHFFSDIAFPLVLKHIYKPENHIKRLLEIGGNTGKWALASTAFDRDVHITIMDLPGQADMAKENIEKLGLSDRVDFYPANVLEASVVFPTGYDGVWMSQFLDCFSEDEIVSILQRCGQALNADGSVYILEAFWDNQRFETSAFCIQQLSIYFTAIANGNSQMYDSRVFKKCIAKAGFEIVEEISGIGLSHTLLKCKKKS from the coding sequence ATGATCGACTTTTACAAAAAAGAACACCTTTCGGCCATGCAGGCAAAACATATGGCACAGGTTATTGCGCATGGTCCTATTGTTTTCCAGGTGGCACGCGTCCTTAGGGATAAAAATATTTTAAGCGTGATTGACGCTGCTCATAAAGAAGGCATTGTTTTAACAGCTATTTGTGAAAAAACGGGTGTGCCGGAATATGGGGCAAGGGTATTGCTGGAAGCCGCGCTGGGTATGCAATTGGTGAAATACACAGATGACGAGAAGTTTGTGCTGACCAAAACAGGATACTTTATTCTCCATGACCCGCTCACCAATGTGAACATGAGTTTTGTGCAGGATATCTGCTATAAAGGCATGTTTCATTTGGAGGAATCTGTAAACACCGGCAAGCCGGAAGGCTTGAAAGAATTGGGTAATTGGAATACCGTATATGAGGGATTATCGCAGTTGAATCCGCGCCAGCAGAAAAGCTGGTTTGAATATGATCATTTCTTTTCAGATATCGCATTCCCCCTGGTACTGAAACATATTTATAAACCCGAGAATCATATAAAACGCTTACTGGAAATAGGCGGCAATACCGGCAAATGGGCATTGGCATCCACAGCATTTGATAGAGACGTCCACATTACAATTATGGATTTGCCGGGCCAGGCGGATATGGCAAAGGAAAACATTGAAAAGTTAGGATTGAGCGACCGGGTAGATTTTTACCCCGCAAATGTGCTGGAGGCTTCGGTCGTTTTTCCAACCGGATATGACGGTGTGTGGATGAGCCAGTTCCTGGATTGTTTTTCGGAGGATGAAATTGTTTCGATCCTGCAACGCTGCGGCCAGGCATTGAATGCGGACGGATCTGTTTATATCCTGGAAGCCTTTTGGGATAATCAGCGCTTTGAAACCTCTGCATTCTGCATTCAGCAACTATCCATCTATTTTACGGCAATCGCCAATGGCAACAGTCAGATGTATGATTCGCGTGTATTTAAGAAGTGTATAGCAAAAGCGGGCTTTGAGATCGTGGAAGAGATCAGCGGGATCGGGCTAAGCCACACGCTGCTGAAATGTAAAAAGAAAAGCTAA
- a CDS encoding beta-ketoacyl-[acyl-carrier-protein] synthase family protein — MSHSVYIAGTGIISAIGNNVAENLESLKAGKAGIRPMQRLQSVHKDALPVAEVPLSNEELAALAALPAQISRTALLSAVAAKEAILSSGIDLSQWRTGFISANSVGGMDKTEDFFPEFLQNAGEGDLQMVVNHECGAVTEIVADVLGVKDFVTTISTACSSSANSIFLGARMIRQGQLDVVIAGGTDALTRFTLNGFNTLMILDQEYCQPFDENRRGLNLGEGAAYLVLVSPKVAATLKEQPVAQITGWANANDAHHQTASSPEGKGNLLAMEGALKKAKLQPSDIDYINLHGTGTNNNDSSEGAAIAQLFQGRYPAMSSTKSFTGHTLGASGAIEAVYALLAIREGLVFPNLRLQTPIKELPFTVTTVLEQKKIDHVLSNSFGFGGNCSALIFSRTIF; from the coding sequence ATGAGTCATTCGGTTTATATAGCAGGTACAGGTATTATTTCAGCCATTGGAAATAACGTGGCGGAGAACCTGGAGTCTTTGAAGGCCGGGAAGGCAGGTATACGTCCGATGCAGCGGTTACAATCCGTTCATAAAGATGCCTTGCCGGTTGCAGAAGTACCCTTATCCAACGAGGAGCTGGCGGCGCTCGCGGCCCTGCCTGCGCAGATCAGCCGTACCGCATTATTAAGCGCGGTTGCTGCGAAAGAAGCGATCCTCAGTTCAGGGATCGATCTTTCTCAATGGCGCACAGGGTTTATTTCTGCCAACTCTGTGGGGGGAATGGATAAAACCGAAGATTTTTTTCCTGAATTTTTACAGAATGCAGGTGAAGGCGATCTGCAGATGGTGGTAAACCATGAATGCGGAGCCGTTACAGAAATTGTTGCAGATGTACTCGGAGTAAAAGATTTTGTAACTACCATTAGCACCGCCTGTTCTTCATCGGCCAATAGTATCTTCCTGGGAGCGCGAATGATCCGCCAGGGGCAATTGGATGTGGTCATTGCAGGCGGTACCGATGCGCTGACCCGCTTTACTTTAAATGGGTTTAATACTTTGATGATACTGGATCAGGAATATTGTCAGCCCTTTGATGAGAACCGGCGCGGGTTAAATTTAGGTGAGGGGGCGGCCTACCTGGTTTTGGTGTCGCCCAAAGTGGCGGCAACGCTGAAGGAGCAACCGGTTGCTCAAATAACCGGCTGGGCAAATGCAAACGATGCGCATCACCAAACAGCCTCATCACCCGAAGGGAAGGGCAACTTATTGGCAATGGAGGGCGCCCTAAAAAAAGCGAAACTTCAGCCGTCGGATATTGATTATATAAACCTGCACGGTACGGGCACCAATAATAATGATAGCTCAGAGGGAGCAGCTATTGCGCAACTGTTCCAGGGGCGGTACCCGGCTATGAGCTCCACCAAATCCTTTACAGGGCATACTTTGGGAGCAAGTGGAGCCATTGAGGCGGTTTACGCCCTGCTGGCCATCCGGGAAGGATTGGTGTTCCCCAATCTGCGGTTGCAAACGCCCATTAAAGAATTGCCGTTTACAGTTACTACGGTACTTGAACAGAAAAAGATCGATCATGTGCTGTCCAACTCCTTTGGATTTGGCGGTAATTGCAGTGCGCTTATTTTTTCCCGAACAATATTCTAG
- a CDS encoding polysaccharide deacetylase family protein, protein MLNFRNTTLVFMILLAAFAYLQLQQGWHWSGYFMLIAVYTLVLFYGSFYVGSQFFIPAVCQGTTTEKQIAISFDDGPIEKHTPEVLAILKKYEVPATFFCIGYRVAAHESLFKQIIADGHLVGSHSYYHDFWFDMHSSKRMTAELQQLQKLVYRLTGKNMKWFRPPYGVTNPNVSKAARALDYKVIGWKVRTMDTVTKDESKLLQKAKDGLQPGAIFLFHDTIHTTVFILPRFLEYVKEQGYTVVPLDKLVHLQPYA, encoded by the coding sequence ATGCTGAACTTCCGAAATACGACCCTTGTTTTTATGATTTTACTGGCTGCATTTGCCTATTTGCAGCTACAGCAGGGCTGGCACTGGTCGGGCTATTTTATGCTGATAGCGGTTTATACCCTGGTGTTGTTTTACGGAAGTTTTTATGTAGGCTCCCAGTTTTTTATACCAGCAGTATGCCAGGGCACAACCACAGAAAAACAGATCGCGATCAGTTTTGATGATGGACCTATTGAAAAACATACTCCTGAAGTATTGGCCATTTTAAAAAAATACGAAGTGCCTGCTACTTTCTTCTGCATCGGCTACCGGGTGGCAGCACATGAAAGCCTGTTTAAACAAATTATTGCAGACGGGCATCTTGTTGGCAGTCACTCTTATTACCATGATTTTTGGTTCGATATGCATTCCTCCAAACGGATGACAGCAGAGCTGCAACAACTACAGAAGTTGGTTTATCGGTTAACCGGTAAAAATATGAAGTGGTTCCGGCCGCCCTATGGCGTTACTAATCCGAATGTTAGCAAAGCGGCACGGGCGCTGGATTACAAAGTGATTGGCTGGAAGGTGCGCACCATGGACACGGTGACAAAAGATGAATCCAAATTGCTGCAAAAAGCCAAAGACGGGTTACAGCCCGGTGCTATTTTTTTATTTCATGATACCATACATACTACGGTTTTTATATTACCCAGGTTTTTAGAATATGTTAAAGAGCAGGGTTATACCGTGGTACCCCTGGATAAATTGGTACATTTGCAACCCTATGCGTAA
- a CDS encoding 3-hydroxyacyl-ACP dehydratase, producing MSIASDILPYLPQRAPFVMVQTLEQCDATSATTQFLVPEGNILVAEGLFTEPGLVENIAQTAAAHMGYICRQENKPVPVGFIGAVQQLKIARLPKAGELLTTTITVKNQIFNATIVEGTISIQEAVIASCEMRIFTAG from the coding sequence ATGAGTATAGCTAGTGATATTTTACCATACCTCCCGCAAAGAGCTCCCTTCGTAATGGTGCAAACGCTGGAACAGTGTGACGCTACCAGCGCCACTACACAGTTCCTGGTACCGGAAGGCAATATCCTGGTAGCAGAAGGGCTGTTTACGGAACCCGGTTTGGTGGAAAATATTGCACAAACAGCGGCGGCACACATGGGCTATATTTGCCGGCAGGAAAATAAACCGGTTCCGGTGGGTTTTATCGGCGCGGTACAACAATTAAAAATAGCCCGCTTGCCAAAAGCAGGGGAGTTGTTAACAACCACCATTACGGTCAAAAACCAGATCTTTAATGCAACGATCGTTGAAGGAACCATCTCTATACAGGAGGCGGTAATCGCCTCCTGCGAAATGCGCATTTTTACTGCCGGATAA
- a CDS encoding acyl-CoA thioesterase encodes MKELKNTVEVLIRFNEADPLGIVWHGHYIRYFEDGREAFGKEYGLGYLDFFAAGVVVPIVHAECNYKQSLRFGDTVLVETIYLPCEAAKIIFNYKLYHGTTKKLVATGTTTQVFLEKDSQTLLLNNPPFFEDWKKKHLTGA; translated from the coding sequence ATGAAGGAGTTAAAAAATACGGTCGAGGTTTTGATTCGCTTTAACGAGGCGGACCCACTGGGTATTGTATGGCATGGCCATTATATTCGCTATTTTGAAGATGGTCGTGAGGCTTTTGGAAAGGAATATGGGTTAGGCTATCTTGATTTTTTTGCAGCGGGAGTGGTCGTTCCCATTGTGCATGCGGAATGTAACTATAAGCAATCGTTGCGATTTGGAGATACCGTGCTGGTAGAAACAATTTATCTGCCCTGTGAAGCAGCAAAGATCATTTTTAATTACAAGCTGTATCACGGAACAACAAAAAAACTGGTGGCTACCGGTACCACCACGCAGGTCTTTCTTGAAAAAGACAGCCAGACCTTATTATTAAATAACCCGCCTTTTTTTGAAGACTGGAAGAAAAAGCACCTTACCGGCGCATGA
- a CDS encoding beta-ketoacyl synthase chain length factor, whose amino-acid sequence MYIHSTYAVSPQVSFDALLANPERYTGERFACKEPDYTKYIDPKLIRRMSRIIKMGASAAMECLQAAQEKNPDAIVTGTAYGCLADTDQFLTRMVEFKEELLSPTAFIQSTHNTVGAQIALQLKCHNYNNTYVHRGNSFEAALLDAVSLINEGDAEKVLIGGVDEIIEHSHAILRRFDLYKTDGASEMLIGSGTRGTIAGEGAAFFLLDKNKPVNAMAKLDAMQTFYKPTGEITDLIESFMAGQGISVNDIDLVITGDNGDNRYSRHYNHINRLLFENKPAITYKQYCGEYPTSSAFALWLASNIISTGKVPENTAMVAPRKILIYNNYKLNYPSLYLLSVC is encoded by the coding sequence TTGTATATTCATTCCACATATGCCGTTTCCCCGCAGGTGTCTTTTGACGCATTGCTGGCAAACCCTGAACGATATACAGGAGAACGGTTCGCCTGTAAAGAGCCGGATTATACCAAATACATCGACCCAAAACTGATCCGCCGCATGAGCCGTATTATAAAAATGGGAGCGTCGGCGGCTATGGAATGTTTACAGGCTGCACAGGAAAAAAATCCTGATGCGATCGTGACGGGAACGGCTTATGGCTGCCTGGCAGATACGGATCAGTTCCTGACGCGCATGGTGGAGTTTAAGGAAGAATTGTTATCGCCTACGGCATTTATTCAATCCACACATAATACCGTAGGGGCACAGATAGCACTGCAACTGAAATGCCACAATTATAACAATACCTATGTGCACCGGGGCAATTCTTTTGAAGCGGCATTGCTGGATGCTGTAAGCCTGATCAATGAAGGCGATGCGGAAAAAGTATTGATAGGTGGGGTGGACGAAATTATTGAGCACAGCCACGCAATATTGCGGCGGTTTGATCTGTATAAAACAGACGGCGCCTCCGAAATGCTTATTGGTAGCGGCACCCGGGGAACCATAGCCGGAGAAGGCGCTGCTTTTTTCCTGCTGGATAAAAATAAACCGGTAAATGCAATGGCAAAGCTGGATGCCATGCAAACATTTTATAAACCCACCGGGGAAATAACAGATCTCATTGAATCGTTTATGGCCGGTCAGGGCATATCGGTGAATGATATCGACCTGGTTATTACGGGCGACAATGGCGATAACCGGTATAGCCGGCATTACAACCATATAAACCGGTTGCTGTTTGAAAACAAACCAGCAATCACCTATAAACAATATTGTGGTGAATATCCGACTTCATCGGCGTTTGCACTGTGGCTGGCATCGAATATTATAAGTACAGGAAAAGTACCTGAAAATACAGCGATGGTTGCGCCAAGAAAAATTTTAATTTACAATAATTATAAGCTAAATTATCCTTCGCTTTATTTATTGTCGGTATGCTGA